The following is a genomic window from Phaseolus vulgaris cultivar G19833 chromosome 6, P. vulgaris v2.0, whole genome shotgun sequence.
AAATAGATAAATACAAACCTTATCTTATAAATCGATTTTTTAATATACCTCTAATATATAAGAGATAAATGTGTTTTGTGTTGGATTGTGATGATGCAGGTGACGAACACTGGAACTGGAGCACAGACAACAGTGAGGATTGTTGATCAGTGCAGCAATGGAGGGTTGGATTTGGACGTGGGAGTGTTCAACCGTTTGGACACGAACGGGCAAGGGTACCAACGTGGCCATCTGATTGTTAACTATGAGTTTGTGGACTGTGGGAACGAGCTCAACCTTGCCCTCCATGCTCCTAATTGAATCTATCATATCATATCAGAGTGCAGAGTTCCATTAATATGCATTAAGCTTTCTTAATTACAGTTTATTAATGTTGACTCTGCTTGCTAATAAATGTCATAATATTGCGGGCACTGTCAGTGACGCAGAGACTAGTTCAAAACTCTTAAATATTGGTTTTAGTCCTTCATAAAGAAGAGTTATAGAAGAAGAAGAGTCGTTGGTTACTTTGCGTAATAAAATAAGTGATTCGTTGACTTAGTTAGGATTAGGGTAGGTTAGGTTGTTTAGTGCATGATAAAGACGCTAACTCAGTTGACTTAGATGCCAAATCTAAGTCAATCAAATTTATTGAGGGACAAGAAAATTAGGCATAGGATTTAACTTTATTTCCTACTAATATCATATATAACATCCGATTTAGATGTGTATGTTGCATCCAATAGTTGTATTAATAGTAACAAtgatgtaattattattttattagttttaagcaaattcaatatttataaggctcaaattaaaatttgatgaaGATAATTCTTAATCAAAATTTATTGTTATTCTATTTTATCGATTATCggttttttatcagaaaaaaaataataaaggtaTTTCAGGGTATCTCAATCCTTATACCAGAAACTAAAAACGTCACCACACATCAAATTTAACTACTCTCACCTCTAACCTTTTCTTTTGTTGATAGATCTCATACAAACAAGTGATTTTAGACACCAGTAAGAAAACACATGTTACCCTTACCTTCACATAGTTACCTATGACCAAATCTTGAGTTGTGCCATCATGAAGATTATGTGATGATCTATTCTTTCATTCCTAAAAATCTTCTTATTCCTTTGCTTCCATATTTCTCCTACTACAGCTAGCTATCCACACAAAATCAAAGTTGATTAAGAGCTTCACTTTCCTTAATCCTCCTGAATTGTGCGAAGTGCTTTTTTGGTTGATGATGAATCATCGACGTCAAACCCACCCATCCGTAGCATTTCGACCAAACCAACCAAGTTACCCTACAAGTACAAAATAGATGTGACGTTGTTTCTGTTTCCTCCCCACACATGTTACAGATGCTATTCTCCAATGATATCTTCTTATTCaccaaatttattttagatGCTATTTTATCCTCATCGTGTAATTGCTTGGAAAGGTGTTTATCTGCCTTAATGAAGAAGAGATGCCTTAACGAAGAAGAGATTATGGAGGCTGCTCCAAACCTCTCAAATAGTTGATGAAAAAGGGTCCTTTATCATAACAGTAGATTTTAGACCCCTTCCCTCCTTCCCTACAAATCAACAAACTTCGATTATCGGTTACTTAAGGTTAACCTTGATTATTTCGATTTTATCTTGGTAAATTTTAGCTTTGTGGTTGTATTTAAGTTTTCCTTTAATGtttgtaaaatttattatgGACACATGCACCATAATATATACTCTTTAATTCTTTTATGCTTTCATTACTGATTTATTATCCATACACTTTaataaagaaatgaaaattttatataattttatttgagatATTTTAATTAGAATGGATGATAAATTTTTctaaaagaatatataaaatttcttccgatttaattgaaattgtttttatttatgaatGTTAAATTCGTACTCCACATGTGTACACCCATGTGTTACGATAAAATTAAACTTCTTACTAGACAATGGAACACTGGTTCAACAACATACAGTGGAAACTTATTTCTGTTGTTTACgtgataaaaaacaattattaccctattgattttattttatttatttagaaactTATTACAGTGTTTATGTAATAATTGTATGATTTATACTTAAAACAATTCGTTAAactattttaagaaataatttgATATGGAGGCTAgaatgtaataaaaattaaaattaaaattaagatatcataaatatataaattagataCAAAAAGatgactttttttattaataaatccAACTTTCTTGAGTCAATATACTAAGTGCTTCAATGCACTTTCGGTCAGCCAACACGTCTCTTGAatgactttttttaataaaatttgaataccACCATATAGTTAAATTATTCATTATtgcatatgaaagtacttgaaAAAATGTAAAACAATTATAGTTATAATACATGTTTTCAtgtaataaatttatgaaaaatgttcAGTTAATTATTTGTTCAAGTCCTTTTTTTAAtggattaagaaaaaaaaaacataaattcatTATGAGAAAGTGATGTTGCAATGCATgtacattatttaatttttagagTGTGGTTAAATAggtttttttatcttaataatttttctattttgttctattattttaaattttttaattgtttatttttttaaagtgagTTAATATACTATTTTCCATCcagtttataataataatattattacattACAATTaggtaattattattattcatgttACATATTTATTAATAAGATGTTATTTGTTATTCTTGAAGATCACCTCGATTAAAAATAAGATTGATTTATAGtatttaaataaatgtaaattttactttaaaaaataattttaaacttaaaattcacGTGCTATTATTATAACGTTGATATTCATTCATTTGACAtgaaaaaaactatattaattcattaaaaaatagaatcaaATTGAAAACATCCAGAGTAGATTGCCATGTGTCATCATAATAAAGAAACAGAGAGAGTGATTTGCTGGGGCTATGGTGATCTCttagttttttcaaaattccaTAAAGGATTGCAAAAATAGGATTTTGAGTctcttaaaatatatgaaatttatCAATACGAACATAATTAACATGATTAgtgaatgaataaaaatattaaaacattgcTAATTTAAGgtaattgtatatttttagtGAAATTTGTATCACTCTACATATTAATTCTTATATAAAACAAACGAGACTTTCAAAACCTTCTCATAAGAAAAATGAATCTTTAACGCTAAACTAGGTACCTcaaactaaataattttattatattaaataacttaaattaaaatagttgtATCAAAATATAGAACACAAGACATTAATTTTGATTGAGACTCTATATATTTGCTACTTAACATTACTTACTGttcttttgataatttttttatcagtaatataaataaattaatatgataTAGTTTAGAGATAATGAGACTCAGACGCTTTTTTTAAATAGTGTATCCGTGTCGGATACACGTATCGGTGTCGGATACACGTATCGGTGTCGGATACACGTATCGGTGTCGACACTCGTACGACGCTCGTAAGACATTTATCAgtgaaacataattttaaaaggtataaatacaataattttctaaaaattcaaatttattgtataaatttttattatgattaaaaataagaaacaaattcttttgaatccatcatgaaaaatattttcatgctcccaaaagaatctcaaacatacttttgcatataaatatttattttcaatttatataatttaaaattatataatatataaatccgTGTTCCCATATCCTACATTTTatagattatacgtatctccgtATCTGTATTCGTATCTGTGCTACATAGTGTCCAACCTATTACAACTATCTTTTTATCATATTTAGCTAAATTCACAAAACCTATTATATCATcaaataacattataaaaaaaaagtttcaaatCAGAAACGGTTTTATGAGAGAACCATGAGAAAGAGTGTAGTGAAGGAAAATGGGAACCTTCCTGAAGAAAAAGTGAGATAACATTGCTGATCACAAAGAGCaaagaaaacaaagaagagacaaagtatggagagaaaaataaataattttaaagaaaactttGTTTAGGCCGCATTTGGTTGCGAAATTTTCGGAGACAAATAAATTAACATTACGTTAATAAAAGACGAAATCAAATTTTAGTCAAATCGAGAATGATCATTTCTTTTCCCAAACTTTCTTCACCATGCCTTCAAAGAATTTTCAACAAACAACATCGATTTCTTTGAATTTTCTCGGAAGAATCAAGATGGTGGTCACCAGAGGCTATGTGTCCAGCGTCTGAGGCAACTCATATCATACTTTTCAAAGAAAGAAAGGgcattttcataattttgtgATGCTAGAGAGGCCCTATAAATGTGGAAGAGGAGAAGCGAGTGAATGAAGTGAAATGCAAAGAAGGATAATGGGAAAAGTAATTGTGTTTGTTGTGTGCGTGTTTTGTGTTGTGGCTTTGGCCTCAGCTCAGAGTGCGAGCAATGTGAGAGCTACGTATCATTTGTACCAGCCTGAGCAGCATAACTGGGACTTACTCGCAGTGAGTGCATATTGCTCCACTTGGGATGCTGGCAAATCCTTGGCATGGCGCAGCAAATATCCTTGGACAGCTTTCTGTGGACCCTCTGGCCCTCGGGGCCAAGAATCTTGTGGCAAGTGCTTGAGGGTACGTATTTCTTTAATTCTTCAACTttgttctaaaaaaaataagagttaTACATGTGTACTAAGGCTATATATAAAGGTTGAATTAGGTTTATACTCAACTATTTGACATTTAAAGtctactataaaaaaatttattagacTTATTAAGTCATTCGCTATTGAAtaatccataaatatatagtttcacgCATGAATTGACAGTTTCGGCATAAGAGAGATgtgtttaatattaatattttacatcaactagagattcaattttataaatttgagttagatttaaagtacACTTATTAAGAAAGAAAAGAGGATAATGAGTGATGGGGTTGCATTGCAGGTGACAAACACAAGAACAAATGCTCAGATAACGGTGAGAATTGTTGACCAGTGCCGCAACGGGGGCTTGGACTTGGATATTAGTCCATTCCAAAAGATAGACACGGATGGGAATGGCTATGCTCAAGGCCATCTTACTGTTAACTATGATTTTGTGAACTGCGGTGACTAAACACTACATATAATTAATTACCTTATGTGTGCTCTACTCAGTCACAAGAAATCGAATAAAGAAAGATGTACAAGTGTGTTACTTCTTATAacagtaataaaaataaataaagccttgttattataaaaaaaactgttcTGGATTTGAAAGGAGTAATTATTAGTATTACCATGCTTCCTTCATTTTATATAATGTAATGTAATAGGTCAAATGGTTGTCGTGTTCATTTTGTTTCTCTTTGTTGCGTGTCTAATGCCGCCACTCTAAATATGCTTTAGTACCGTATATACAAGGGAATTAGGTTTCTCCAGACTGAGCAAGTAGTCCTAAGGTTGCTCTAGTCAATAACAATTATGAGTTGACTTGGGTTGGGACCCAAATCAGTCTTTatcaaaaattcattttttctttgaatATATTTCGAAACATCATGTTTCAATAGGTGAGATTTATTTTCATTCATTTCTCTTTCATCTCACTCAAACACTACctaatgttttgtttaattaGAAAGAAGAGAGATAGGTTGGAACAAAATAAGttgataaattgaaaataaatgagaaataaagttgaaattaaaggtgtttgattgaaaagaaataaagagATGAGGAAGTAAATAAAGAGACTATTAGAAATAGATGATAAAAAATGCAATAAGTCTCATCAttctctaaaattatttattttccatCTTCTCCACCAAACACACTAATTGTTTGATATTGGAAGTGtttaaaaatagtttagaaCGTGGTTATTGATCCAAGGTGGATCCTTTCGTGGTGAATGAGGTGATAACACTTACAAAGACTCCAATATGTAGAATTAATGACCAAGGTTGTTCAGTGTAAATAATGTTTTAAAGGTGCATCTTGTGTATGTGTTatctttttttaaacttttgcatgttatgaaggtagttttcaaataatattttcatttgaGAACATTAATGCAATCCAACCATGATTTTCAATAAATGCATTTACGATTActtaaacaataatattttagacAAATGCTTaacaagaatttttttttatttggtaaaGATACTGGCATAATAGTCACTGTTTTTATACGTATCTCATACTTAATAGACACTAATTATGAGGACTTATCAAAAGGAGCGAAAATaatctaatttaaattaaaatcagcTACACTTGTAAGGATTAGCACTTATCCTTGTAACTGCGTCCTATTGTTCTGGTATTTAAACAAATCATCCATCACTCCCTAACGTAAAAAAAGTTTCGATGTAAATCTTTAAACACACATCTTAACTACGTTCGAAGTTTCCAAATTAATTCTATCAAAATCATTTCTTTTTTCATAACTTTAGAACAAACGAAGCCTACGACAGTATAGGATAATACAAAATCACCAAAACTAGCAATTGGCGATAGAAATTTGACATGCAAATTTACCCGCACTGCCATTTTCATATtgaactaaattttaaatatgcATAACCTTTCTAACTGATGACTCTTCCAGTACGTTCGTGCCTTCGCAAAATAAAACACGTACACACCAATGCGGTTTATAGAGGCATTAGCAAAAGCCCATCTATGAATTCTTTTCGGCTGTTCCATGAAATTTCTTCCCAGCCTCAACAGCTTCCCTGTAAAAGATTGAAGGCCACACTATCTGTGTTAGGTTGACAATGTGAGTTACATCTATAAATCACTTAAAACTCGAGTAGCAATCACAACTGTTAGACGAGGATGCAGTAGTTTCTGTTATGATTTTGTAAGGTACACTTTTCTCCTACTCGAGGCACTAACATGGCCTTCATCAGGTGATTCAATCTTTTTTCTATGAATGTCTCAAGACATCACACACTGGTACTCTCCTAAGCATGTGCATAATTACGTTGAAATGTGTATAATGCACGTTTCAGTAAATTATGTTTGCCTCAAACCATGACACAAAAACTATGTTGATCATAATAATTCCATTTGCTTAGTATAATAATGTCATTATGCCAAAGGgtgttaataaataaaatagtatgCAGACCTGAACGCATTTACAAGCTCCTTACTTTCAGGATCAAGCATTACTCCCTCGTAAAAAGCATTTGCAGCTTCATCAAATTTCTGCAACAAGGATAGCCAAGTATAGTTTTAGAAATGTAAACCACACATACTGCTGTTAATAAGGGCAAACAATTTCTGAATATCATGCCTGCAACACACGCAGAGCTGCGCCTTCCCTATAACAAGCTTTTGGCCAATCTGGTCTTAAAGCTCTACAGGCCTTTGCATCAGCTAAAGCATGCTCAGCTTGGCCCAACCTAATCCAGCAGAGACTTCTATTGGATAGCAAAGTAGCATCAGTGGGATCCAGATCAATTGCCTGTTAacacattttaaaaaagtaaaagaacaCAATTTTATCATCATAGAGAATGAAGTATaagcatttttattttttttggaaaccAGCAATAGACAAGTATGCTTATATCGGTAGACACTCACTGCATAAGTTCATGGAAGCATTATTGAGACACACAAGTTAAAACTAACAGAAGGGGTTGTTCATAACTTGTGCAACAAATATAAGTAACATAGGAGGCAAATGAAGGATCAGAAGACCTTACTTGCGTATAAAAATCCACAGCCATTTGATGGTCTTTCCTGTGAAAGGCCTCATCCCCTCTTGACTTTGCTTCTGCTGCTCTCTTTTTGGCTTCAGGAGACACCTAGATAAGTTGACAAACaaataagaaatgaaaaatgCTAGGAACATACTATTTGACACACTCGTTTAAACACACTCCCTTTTATTTGTTGAAATTTATTGAAAAGCACAATTTTCCAGATCCCACATCTTTTTTACTGAAATTTTTCTTGTGATTTGATGgctttcaataaattttaataaataagagtGTGTTTCTAACACCCCTagtaaacaattataaaaaaacaaagataaaatttgtattaatttcttttatattatagAGATGAACATTATGGATTACCATTCTGACAATGTATTAAATAAAAGCTCAAATATCTTCTACGAGAGTTCAAGCGTACCCAAATTGGTGCTGTCAACCAGAAGAATGATATTTGAATCCACAGAAGGGGCCCACTAAAACACTTTTTAGTAAGAACTAGTACAGTgcacaaattaaaattattaatgctactacatttattttaaaagattaaagaGACTTTAATTGTGGAATAAAGCATACTGTAATagataaactaaaaattaaatgtgTAAAACaggtaaaaaatataaatgtaaaatattttgaaaaacaaagatAGTAAATACAAATATGCAATGGAAAACAAAGATAATGAATGCCACGATCTTTGACATAAAGAAAATTGTGAGACAGAAAGGCCAAGACAACAATTTCTGTTTGTGCCACCTGCACACATGTCAGAGTATGTGCAGGATTTGTGAGATCAACAAGTAAACTCAAAATCATGTAGTCCTTTTGCATTTGTTTTGGTTTAAAGAAAATAGATAATGTGATAGCCACTATATTGTTTCTTTctgaaatcaagaaaagtaaTTCCACAATTATTGCTTACTGCCTACACATCTTTTCACAGTGATTAATTCAAAATCAACCAAaaagaagctagcaagaagatCACTCAAGGAGTTAGACTTGATGATGTTTCATCCAATGATGAGTGAATGATTAGAAAACGAAGGAGGGAGTGGAAATGAATGTTTAGACATACCCAAACAAAGTTGCAGATCAAGAATATTATATTCTTGCGGTGCCACCATTGGTGGAGGAGGATATTCTTACTAATATGCTTGGTGAAGGAGATGTTCTTACTAACATGCTTAGTGAAGGAGATGTTCTTACTAATATGCTTAGTGAAGGAGATGGAAAAGATgcaacaaataaatatttcattgaTGTTTTACTCCCCTTTTTCTAAAAGATCTCTACTAGATAGAGGCCTAGCCACTATTTAGGATTTCATGTATTATTATTTGGTTTGTGTTTAGCTATTGCCGACTAGCTTAGGTTTTGTTTTATCATGTGTGATGTTATGACCTATTATGACTGGGTTGACTTGCTTTCTATCTTGTGATTATTAACAGTTTAACTaagtatttattttgttatttaaagGTTTTGTTATATCATGTATCCTATTACAATCACACGATTTACAATCTTGTAGCCCCATCCTGATCCAAATATATCCCTGAGTCTGACTACCACAACTAATAAAAGATCAATACAAGAAAAACACACCTCAATGATATTTTGCTCCGAAGAAACAGCATCGGCCTGATTAGTTTCTTTGGCATTTACCAATTCATCCTGCATATTGTTGCTCCTCATACTTAGtaataaaaacaagaaattCACTTTCTCAGACAGAATGCAAACTAGCATTAAAAGTTTCAAATTTTTAACCATGAGGAATGAATAGAATATGATAAAAACATATGCTGGTAAAAATTGTAGGCAAAATCAGTAAAAGGATAGACAATTTTAGTGGTGGCAGAAGAATATAACGCCTATTTTTTATGAAAGATGGAATATTTGCTTGTCATCTTACGTGGACCATGTCTTCTGTTAATGAgacattttaaattaaaatgataaagCAAAATTCTAGATACTGCCCTGATTTTCACGACAAAATAAATGCAATAACATATTTCCATCTGGACAACCTACAAATTTACACGgcaaatatttgtattttaaagGAAATGGTGTAGTTTTTCAAGCACGAATTCATATGCTGACacattcaaaatagaaaatagtTATCAAATGATCTTGTAGCAGAGATATGGTCTTGCCTAACCCAGTTcggtataaaagaaaaatttaagaatttaGTACCTGT
Proteins encoded in this region:
- the LOC137831791 gene encoding pathogenesis-related protein PR-4-like, with protein sequence MQRRIMGKVIVFVVCVFCVVALASAQSASNVRATYHLYQPEQHNWDLLAVSAYCSTWDAGKSLAWRSKYPWTAFCGPSGPRGQESCGKCLRVTNTRTNAQITVRIVDQCRNGGLDLDISPFQKIDTDGNGYAQGHLTVNYDFVNCGD